The following proteins come from a genomic window of Anaerobutyricum hallii:
- a CDS encoding COG2426 family protein produces MIKHYLTVFLISMVPIAELRAAIPYSQAVGLPLIPSYIIAIIGNMIPVPFIYLFARKVLEIGNDMPGIIGKFCRWCTAKGEKGGEKLQATAGKGLFVALLLFVGIPLPGTGAWTGTLAASFLKMNFKSSAIAAMCGVLLAGVIMMTLSAGFFTLIR; encoded by the coding sequence ATGATTAAACATTATTTAACAGTATTTTTAATTTCCATGGTTCCAATCGCAGAATTGAGAGCAGCCATTCCTTACTCACAGGCAGTAGGACTTCCATTGATTCCTTCTTATATCATTGCGATTATCGGAAATATGATTCCGGTACCCTTCATCTATTTATTTGCAAGAAAGGTACTTGAAATTGGAAACGATATGCCGGGAATCATCGGTAAGTTCTGTCGCTGGTGTACGGCAAAGGGCGAGAAAGGCGGAGAGAAACTTCAGGCAACAGCAGGAAAGGGACTTTTTGTTGCGTTACTTTTATTCGTAGGAATCCCGCTTCCGGGAACAGGAGCATGGACAGGAACATTAGCAGCTAGTTTCTTAAAGATGAATTTTAAATCCAGTGCAATTGCAGCTATGTGCGGTGTTTTACTTGCAGGAGTCATCATGATGACATTAAGCGCAGGATTTTTTACATTGATTCGCTAG